The following DNA comes from Streptomyces globosus.
GCTGATCTGCGATTACTAGCGACTCCGACTTCATGGGGTCGAGTTGCAGACCCCAATCCGAACTGAGACCGGCTTTTTGAGATTCGCTCCACCTCACGGTATCGCAGCTCATTGTACCGGCCATTGTAGCACGTGTGCAGCCCAAGACATAAGGGGCATGATGACTTGACGTCGTCCCCACCTTCCTCCGAGTTGACCCCGGCGGTCTCCTGTGAGTCCCCATCACCCCGAAGGGCATGCTGGCAACACAGGACAAGGGTTGCGCTCGTTGCGGGACTTAACCCAACATCTCACGACACGAGCTGACGACAGCCATGCACCACCTGTATACCGACCACAAGGGGGCACCCATCTCTGGATGTTTCCGGTATATGTCAAGCCTTGGTAAGGTTCTTCGCGTTGCGTCGAATTAAGCCACATGCTCCGCCGCTTGTGCGGGCCCCCGTCAATTCCTTTGAGTTTTAGCCTTGCGGCCGTACTCCCCAGGCGGGGAACTTAATGCGTTAGCTGCGGCACCGACGACGTGGAATGTCGCCAACACCTAGTTCCCAACGTTTACGGCGTGGACTACCAGGGTATCTAATCCTGTTCGCTCCCCACGCTTTCGCTCCTCAGCGTCAGTAATGGCCCAGAGATCCGCCTTCGCCACCGGTGTTCCTCCTGATATCTGCGCATTTCACCGCTACACCAGGAATTCCGATCTCCCCTACCACACTCTAGCCAGCCCGTATCGAATGCAGACCCGAGGTTAAGCCTCGGGCTTTCACATCCGACGTGACTGGCCGCCTACGAGCTCTTTACGCCCAATAATTCCGGACAACGCTTGCGCCCTACGTATTACCGCGGCTGCTGGCACGTAGTTAGCCGGCGCTTCTTCTGCAGGTACCGTCACTTTCGCTTCTTCCCTGCTGAAAGAGGTTTACAACCCGAAGGCCGTCATCCCTCACGCGGCGTCGCTGCATCAGGCTTTCGCCCATTGTGCAATATTCCCCACTGCTGCCTCCCGTAGGAGTCTGGGCCGTGTCTCAGTCCCAGTGTGGCCGGTCGCCCTCTCAGGCCGGCTACCCGTCGTCGCCTTGGTAGGCCATTACCCCACCAACAAGCTGATAGGCCGCGGGCTCATCCTTCACCGCCGGAGCTTTCCACCGCGGAAGATGCCTTCCGCAGTCGTATCCGGTATTAGACCCCGTTTCCAGGGCTTGTCCCAGAGTGAAGGGCAGATTGCCCACGTGTTACTCACCCGTTCGCCACTAATCCCCTCCCGAAGGAGGTTCATCGTTCGACTTGCATGTGTTAAGCACGCCGCCAGCGTTCGTCCTGAGCCAGGATCAAACTCTCCATGAATGTTTACCGGTAATCCGGTGCACACACACGTAGAGCGGGCCAGTCATGTCGGAATAAGACCGACTGACCACTGCGTCCTCGCTGTGTTGTTGCCTGCAAGCACTTCCGGAGAAGCCTCACAGGTCTTTTTCAAAGGAACCTCATCCACCGAAGTGGACGGGGTATCAACTTCTGGCGTTGATTTTTGGCACGCTGTTGAGTTCTCAAGGAACGGACGCTTCCTTCGTACTCACCCGCAGTAACACTTACTGGGGCTTTCCTCCGGGCTTTCGTTCTTCGTTTCCGACTCTATCAGACTCTTTCGTGTCCGATTCCCGGTCGAAGCGGGATTCGCCTTCCGGGACTCGCTTTCGCGTTTCCCTTTCGGCGAGACCGACTCTATCAGAAGTTTTCCACCGGATTTCCCGGCTTCGAATTTCCGAACACGGAGTCGACTGTGCACCCGGGGCTTGGAGTCCCGGGTACGAGGTCTGCTTGGGGTTCGTTGCCGAACGATCCGTTCCAGGCAACCGCTCCACTCTACATCCGTGCCCCACGGGTGTCAAAGACCCCAGGCGTCCGCTCGCAACCGCGGAGAGACCGATGAGTTCCCCGTCCGGCTGCGGTCTCCATCCGGTAGACACAGCCAGAGCAGGACCTTCCCGAGGAGTGAGTCGCATGCGGATCGTGGTCACCGAGTTCATCAGCCTGGACGGTGTCGTACAGGCGCCCGGCGGGCCGGACGAGGACCGGGACGGGGGCTTCGCCCACGGTGGCTGGGTGGCGCCGTTCTTCGATCCGGAGGTGGTCGGCGGCGCCTTCGACGCCGCTCTCGCCGGCGCGGAGGCCCTCCTCTTCGGGCGGCGCACCTGGCAGACGATGGCCGGCGCCTGGCCGGACCGGGCCGGCGACCCCTTCGCGGACCGCATGAACGCCCTCCCGAAGCACGTCGTCTCCTCGACGCTCACGGCCGCCGACCTGACGTGGAACAACACCTCCCTCATCGCCGGCGACAAGCCGGTGCCCGCGATCCGGGAGCTCCGCGAGCGCGAGGGCGGCGACCTGGTGGTGATGGGCAGCCCCTCGCTCGTCCGCACCCTGATCGAGGAGGGCCTCGTCGACGAGCTCCGCCTCAACGTGATGCCGGTCGTCCTCGGCGGCGGCAAGACCATCTTCCCGACGTCCGGCAGCAAGCGCTCCCTGCAGCTGGTCTCCGCGGTCACCAGCCCCACGGGCGTCCAGGTCTGCACCTACCGGGCGGCCCAGGACCCGTCTCACTGACCAGGGCGTGCCGCGTCTCCTCGTACGCCGCCTCCACCGCCCCGGCCGGACAACATGGCTCCGGGCTGGGGGACCACGACCAAAGTCCCTGCACCCGTGGGACCGGCGACCCAGGCGCCGAACCCGGCCGCACGCCTACGGTGGCGCCGACGGGGCAGGCACATCCGATGGCGGGGGCGGGTATGGCAGTGGCGATCGTGACGGGGGCTTCCCGCGGCCTGGGCCGAGCCCTGGCCGCGGAGCTTGCGGGGCAGGGCTGGAGCGTGGTGGTGAGCGGGCGGAACGCCGGCGCGCTCACCGGGGCGGCCGACAGGCCCGGCGTGGTCGCGCTCGCCGGCGACGTACGCCATGGCCCGCACCGCGCCGCGCTGGTGGCGGCGGCACGGCGGCTCGGCGGGCTGGACCTGCTGGTGAACAACGCGGCGGTGCTCGGGGCGGAGCCCCTGGTGCCGCTGGCGGAGCAGTCGCCGGCCGGGTTCCGCCGCGCCCTGGAGGTGAACCTCGTGGCACCGCTGGCACTGGTCCAGGAGGCGCTGCCGCTGCTGCGGGCATCCCCCCGGGGCGCCGTACTGAACCTCAGCTCGGCCGCGGCGGTCACGGCCTACCCGACCTGGGGGGCGTACGGGGCGACCAAGGCCGGGCTGGACCTGCTGTCGGGTGTCCTGGCCGTGGAGGAGCCGGAGCTGCGGGTGTGGTGGGCGGACCCGGGGTCGATGGCGACACCGATGATGGCGTCGGCCGAGCCGGACGCGGACCTCGGCGCACTGCCGACACCGGAGGAGGTGGCCCCGCTGCTGCTGCGCCTGGTCGCGGAGCGGCCGCAGAGCGGGCGGTACACGGCGCGGGGCCTGGCGCGTGAGGCGGCGGTCACGTAGCGGCGCCCGCCAGGGCAGCGGGCATGGCCAGGGTGGTGAGGTCGCCGCGGTCCGCCGAGCGGACCGTGACGGGCTGGTCGTGGCCGCGTAGGTCGAGCAGGACGTCGGGCCCGATCGCGGTGCTCACCGCGGGATAGAGGGTGGTCACCTCGAACCGCACCCGCAACGCCCGTCCCGCCACGGTGGCCGGCACCGCCACACGGGTCCCGGCACCGTCCACCGCTCCGACGGTCAGTCCGTGGCCGCCCGCCCGCAGCACGACGTCCGCACCGGGCTGCTCCTCCAACGCCCGCAGGAGCAGCTCCTTCGAGACCGTCACACGAGTGGTGGCCCCGCCCAGTGACGCGAGCATCAGCCGGTGATCGGGAAAGTCCTCCGACACGAGCCGGCAGTGCCGGTCTCCCCGACCGCCGAGGCACAGCCGGATGCCGTGAGGGACGGCTTCGAGACGCACTCTCGGGCTGCGCCGGATCTCGCCGACCGCGGCCCGCAGCTCCCCGCCGTCGACCGTGCCGGCCCATGCCCGCACCGGCCCTTCGGCCGGCACGAGCGTCCTGGTGGCGAGCCGGTACCGGTCGGTCGCGGTCAGGGTGACCGCCTCGGCATCCACCTCGACGCGCACGCCTGCGAGTGCGGGTGTCCCGGGCTCGTACGCGGTCGCGGTCAGCACCTGCTCGACCGCATCCGCCAGTACGGGCCCCTTCAGGGCCCCGAGGGGAAGCCGCGTCTCCTCGCCGAGTGCGGCCCTGATGACGGCGGCCTTCTCACGCACGGCCGCGGCCTGGTCCATGATCTGCGCGACGTGTTCGTCGAGGAGCCGAGCCGCCTCACCGGCCTCCGCCCCGAGCACGGCCTCGACACCGGCCAGCGGCATGGCGACCTCACGCAGGCGCCGCAGCGCGACGGCCCGGGCCAGCTGGCCGGGACTGTAGTAGCGGTAGCCCGAGGCGGAATCGGTCTCGGCGGGCGGCAGCAGCCCGGAGTCGGCGTAGAACCGCAGCGCGCTGGCGGTCAGACCACTGCGTCGGGCAAAGGCCCCTATCGGCATCAGCTCGTCTTCTGGCACGGCGCCATCCTCAATCTTCAACCGACTCGAAGGTCAAGGCTGTGTCCGGGAAGCGGGCTTCCTGCGGGGCTAGAGGTTGACCCGCTTCAGATACACCCGCCGGCGGTGGGGGACGGTCTGGTACCAGAGCAGGAGGTGCTCGTCCTCGTACGTCCGAAGCCGCATCGGATTCTCGTCCTCGTGCAGGCTGCCGTCCTTGGGGTCGATGCCCAGGGAGGCCAGGTCGACGAGCCCGTCCATGACGGCGCTGACGAGCAGTTGCTGTTCCGTCGGCATGTCCCCGAGAACCCAGAGCCGGCTGGGGTCGCATTCCCATGCCCAGCCGTTGTCGCTCTCGACGGCTTCGCCGCGCGGAGTCACAGGCCGATTTCCCGCTGGGCCTCGGCGAGGATGCGGCTGCTCGTTGCCATGGCGTCCTGGAACTGCTGCTCGGTGGAGGCGGGGTCGCCCGCGATCCGTTCCGCTTCGCGGAGGGTGGCCGCGCGGGCCGGCCAGCGGTGGATCGCCACGTGGGTGGCCCACTTGATCAGGAAGAAGCGAAGCGGGTTGATCGCCCCGGTCTCCGCGGCCCGGTCGAAGGCCTCGTGGCATTCCTTGTCGAGCGCCGCCAGGCTCGGCATGTCGATCCGCCGCACCGCGTCCCGCAGGGCCTCGCGTGTCATGGCCGGCTGGGGGATCAGGGGGCGGTCGCCGTCTTCCACCTGCTGTGCTGTCATCGGACTCCTCCAGGGGAACGCCGCCAGGATACCGAGACGGGCCTCGACATTGCCCTGAAACGCAGGAAAGCCCCGCACCAGAGCTGGTGCGGGGCTTTCCCACAATGATTGTTCGGCGGCGTCCTACTCTCCCACAGGGTCCCCCCTGCAGTACCATCGGCGCTGAAAGGCTTAGCTTCCGGGTTCGGAATGTAACCGGGCGTTTCCCTAACGCTATGACCACCGAAACACTATGAAGTTGAACTCAAGCCGGCAAGGCGAGTTCGTTGCTTCAGAACTAACACAGTGGACGCGAGCAACTGAGGACAAGCCCTCGGCCTATTAGTACCAGTCAGCTCCACCCGTTACCGGGCTTCCACATCTGGCCTATCAACCCAGTCGTCTACTGGGAGCCTTACCCTCTCAAGGAGGTGGGAATACTCATCTTGAAGCAGGCTTCCCGCTTAGATGCTTTCAGCGGTTATCCCTCCCGAACGTAGCCAACCAGCCATGCCCTTGGCAGGACAACTGGCACACCAGAGGTTCGTCCGTCCCGGTCCTCTCGTACTAGGGACAGCCCTTCTCAATATTCCTACGCGCACAGCGGATAGGGACCGAACTGTCTCACGACGTTCTAAACCCAGCTCGCGTACCGCTTTAATGGGCGAACAGCCCAACCCTTGGGACCGACTCCAGCCCCAGGATGCGACGAGCCGACATCGAGGTGCCAAACCATCCCGTCGATATGGACTCTTGGGGAAGATCAGCCTGTTATCCCCGGGGTACCTTTTATCCGTTGAGCGACGGCGCTTCCACAAGCCACCGCCGGATCACTAGTCCCGACTTTCGTCCCTGCTCGACCCGTCGGTCTCACAGTCAAGCTCCCTTGTGCACTTACACTCAACACCTGATTGCCAACCAGGCTGAGGGAACCTTTGGGCGCCTCCGTTACCCTTTGGGAGGCAACCGCCCCAGTTAAACTACCCATCAGACACTGTCCCTGATCCGGATCACGGACCGAGGTTAGACATCCAGCACGACCAGAGTGGTATTTCAACGACGACTCCACAACCACTGGCGTGGCCGCTTCACAGTCTCCCACCTATCCTACACAAGCCGAACCGAACACCAATATCAAACTGTAGTAAAGGTCCCGGGGTCTTTCCGTCCTGCTGCGCGAAACGAGCATCTTTACTCGTAGTGCAATTTCACCGGGCCTATGGTTGAGACAGTCGAGAAGTCGTTACGCCATTCGTGCAGGTCGGAACTTACCCGACAAGGAATTTCGCTACCTTAGGATGGTTATAGTTACCACCGCCGTTTACTGGCGCTTAAGTTCTCAGCTTCGCCCCACCGAAATGGAGCTAACCGGTCCCCTTAACGTTCCAGCACCGGGCAGGCGTCAGTCCGTATACATCGCCTTACGGCTTCGCACGGACCTGTGTTTTTAGTAAACAGTCGCTTCTCGCTGGTCTCTGCGGCCACCCCCAGCTCAAGGTGCAAGACCTATCACCAGGAATGGCCCCCCTTCTCCCGAAGTTACGGGGGCATTTTGCCGAGTTCCTTAACCATAGTTCACCCGAACGCCTCGGTATTCTCTACCTGACCACCTGAGTCGGTTTAGGGTACGGGCCGCCATGAAACTCGCTAGAGGCTTTTCTCGACAGCATAGGATCATCCACTTCGCCACAATCGGCTCGGCATCAGGTCTCAACCTTGTATGAGGGACGGATTTGCCTACCCCTCGGCCTACACCCTTACCCCGGGACAACCACCGCCCGGGCTGGACTACCTTCCTGCGTCACCCCATCGCTTACCTACTACAAGTCCGGTTCGTCGGCTCCACCACTTCCCTTCACCCGAAGGATCCAGGACGGCTTCACGGACTTAGCATCGCTCGCCTCGATATTGGGCGTTTCAAAGCGGGTACCGGAATATCAACCGGTTGTCCATCGACTACGCCTGTCGGCCTCGCCTTAGGTCCCGACTTACCCTGGGCAGATCAGCTTGACCCAGGAACCCTTAGTCAATCGGCGCACACGTTTCTCACGTGTGTATCGCTACTCATGCCTGCATTCTCACTCGTGAACCGTCCACAACTCGCTTCCGCGGCTGCTTCACCCGGCACACGACGCTCCCCTACCCATCACAGCCTCCGTTGGGAGTATTGCTGCAATGACACGACTTCGGCGGTACGCTTGAGCCCCGCTACATTGTCGGCGCGGAATCACTTGACCAGTGAGCTATTACGCACTCTTTCAAGGGTGGCTGCTTCTAAGCCAACCTCCTGGTTGTCTCTGCGACTCCACATCCTTTCCCACTTAGCGTACGCTTAGGGGCCTTAGTCGATGCTCTGGGCTGTTTCCCTCTCGACCATGGAGCTTATCCCCCACAGTCTCACTGCCGCGCTCTCACTTACCGGCATTCGGAGTTTGGCTAAGGTCAGTAACCCGGTAGGGCCCATCGCCTATCCAGTGCTCTACCTCCGGCAAGAAACACACGACGCTGCACCTAAATGCATTTCGGGGAGAACCAGCTATCACGGAGTTTGATTGGCCTTTCACCCCTAACCACAGGTCATCCCCCAGGTTTTCAACCCTGGTGGGTTCGGTCCTCCACGAAGTCTTACCTCCGCTTCAACCTGCCCATGGCTAGATCACTCCGCTTCGGGTCTAGAGCGTGCAACTCAAACGCCCTGTTCGGACTCGCTTTCGCTACGGCTTCCCCACACGGGTTAACCTCGCTACACACCGCTAACTCGCAGGCTCATTCTTCAAAAGGCACGCAGTCACGAGACGTGCAAGCACGTCCGACGCTCCCACGGCTTGTAGGCACACGGTTTCAGGTACTATTTCACTCCGCTCCCGCGGTACTTTTCACCATTCCCTCACGGTACTATCCGCTATCGGTCACCAGGGAATATTTAGGCTTAGCGGGTGGTCCCGCCAGATTCACACGGGATTTCTCGGGCCCCGTGCTACTTGGGAGATGAGCAAGCAAGCCGCTGATGTTTCGTCTACGGGGGTCTTACCCTCTACGCCGGACCTTTCGCATGTCCTTCGACTACACCAACGGTTTCTGACTCGCCTCACAGCCGGCAGACTGTGAAAGCTCATTCCCACAACCCCGCATGCGCAACCCCTGCCGGGTATCACACGCATACGGTTTGGCCTCATCCGGTTTCGCTCGCCACTACTCCCGGAATCACGGTTGTTTTCTCTTCCTGAGGGTACTGAGATGTTTCACTTCCCCTCGTTCCCTCCACACTGCCTATGTGTTCAGCAGCGGGTGACAGCCCATGACGACTGCCGGGTTTCCCCATTCGGACACCCCCGGATCAAAGCTCAGTTGGCAGCTCCCCGGGGCCTATCGCGGCCTCTCACGTCCTTCATCGGTTCCTGGTGCCAAGGCATCCACCGTGCGCCCTTAAAAACTTGGCCACAGATGCTCGCGTCCACTGTGTAGTTCTCAAACAACGACCAGCCACCCATCACCCCACCAGACAAGCTGGCGAGTTCACTGGGGCCGGCACTGAAGACTAGCCAGACGGCCGTGCCTTCAGGACCCAACAACGTGCCAGGCACCCTCGTTCATCCGCATCCTCTTTCCACGCCGAAGCAGTACTCGAGAACCATCAGATCCGAAGATGCCAACTAATCAACGTTCCACCCATGAGCTGACCGTGCAGAACGTTTGCCTGCAATCGGTACTGTGCTCCTTAGAAAGGAGGTGATCCAGCCGCACCTTCCGGTACGGCTACCTTGTTACGACTTCGTCCCAATCGCCAGTCCCACCTTCGACGGCTCCCTCCACAAGGGTTGGGCCACCGGCTTCGGGTGTTACCGACTTTCGTGACGTGACGGGCGGTGTGTACAAGGCCCGGGAACGTATTCACCGCAGCAATGCTGATCTGCGATTACTAGCGACTCCGACTTCATGGGGTCGAGTTGCAGACCCCAATCCGAACTGAGACCGGCTTTTTGAGATTCGCTCCACCTCACGGTATCGCAGCTCATTGTACCGGCCATTGTAGCACGTGTGCAGCCCAAGACATAAGGGGCATGATGACTTGACGTCGTCCCCACCTTCCTCCGAGTTGACCCCGGCGGTCTCCTGTGAGTCCCCATCACCCCGAAGGGCATGCTGGCAACACAGGACAAGGGTTGCGCTCGTTGCGGGACTTAACCCAACATCTCACGACACGAGCTGACGACAGCCATGCACCACCTGTATACCGACCACAAGGGGGCACCCATCTCTGGATGTTTCCGGTATATGTCAAGCCTTGGTAAGGTTCTTCGCGTTGCGTCGAATTAAGCCACATGCTCCGCCGCTTGTGCGGGCCCCCGTCAATTCCTTTGAGTTTTAGCCTTGCGGCCGTACTCCCCAGGCGGGGAACTTAATGCGTTAGCTGCGGCACCGACGACGTGGAATGTCGCCAACACCTAGTTCCCAACGTTTACGGCGTGGACTACCAGGGTATCTAATCCTGTTCGCTCCCCACGCTTTCGCTCCTCAGCGTCAGTAATGGCCCAGAGATCCGCCTTCGCCACCGGTGTTCCTCCTGATATCTGCGCATTTCACCGCTACACCAGGAATTCCGATCTCCCCTACCACACTCTAGCCAGCCCGTATCGAATGCAGACCCGAGGTTAAGCCTCGGGCTTTCACATCCGACGTGACTGGCCGCCTACGAGCTCTTTACGCCCAATAATTCCGGACAACGCTTGCGCCCTACGTATTACCGCGGCTGCTGGCACGTAGTTAGCCGGCGCTTCTTCTGCAGGTACCGTCACTTTCGCTTCTTCCCTGCTGAAAGAGGTTTACAACCCGAAGGCCGTCATCCCTCACGCGGCGTCGCTGCATCAGGCTTTCGCCCATTGTGCAATATTCCCCACTGCTGCCTCCCGTAGGAGTCTGGGCCGTGTCTCAGTCCCAGTGTGGCCGGTCGCCCTCTCAGGCCGGCTACCCGTCGTCGCCTTGGTAGGCCATTACCCCACCAACAAGCTGATAGGCCGCGGGCTCATCCTTCACCGCCGGAGCTTTCCACCGCGGAAGATGCCTTCCGCAGTCGTATCCGGTATTAGACCCCGTTTCCAGGGCTTGTCCCAGAGTGAAGGGCAGATTGCCCACGTGTTACTCACCCGTTCGCCACTAATCCCCTCCCGAAGGAGGTTCATCGTTCGACTTGCATGTGTTAAGCACGCCGCCAGCGTTCGTCCTGAGCCAGGATCAAACTCTCCATGAATGTTTACCGGTAATCCGGTGCACACACACGTAGAGCGGGCCAGTCATGTCGGAATAGGACCGACTGACCACTGCGTCCTCGCTGTGTTGTTGCCTGCAAGCACTTCCAGAGGAAGCCTCACAGGTCTTTTTCAAAGGAACCTCATCCACCGGAGTGGACGGGGTATCAACTTCTGGCGTTGATTTTTGGCACGCTGTTGAGTTCTCAAGGAACGGACGCTTCCTTTGTACTCACCCGCAGTAACACTTACTGGGGCTTTCCTCCGGGCTTTCGTTCTTCGTTTCCGACTCTATCAGACTCTTTCGGGCCTGACCCCCAGTCAGCGGGGCTTGTCTTCCGGGCTGTTGGGCCCTTCCGACTCCCAGAACTCTAGTGGATTTCCCGGTCGATTCATAATCGGCCTCCGGTCGTGAATTCGGGCACGCCGAATTCACTCCCGATGGGAGATCGTGCTGAGTTGGGTGCCGCGACGAGGCGGCGGATTGTTGCGCCCAAAACCTTCCGGCTCTGGGGCAACCCGCAGAACTTTACGGATTCAGGGGGGACGTGTCAACCCCCCTGGTGTGGGCCCTGTCAGTTGCGCGACTGGAGGTCTTCGACCCGGTCCAGCAGGCGCGTGAGCATGTCGCCCAGGACGCCCCGCTCCTTCGTGGAGAGGTCCTGGAGCAGGTCCTCCTCGAAGATCGTCGCCGCGCGCATCGCGTCGAGCCACTTGCTGCGGCCCTCGTCGGTGAGCTCCACGATCACGCGCACCCTGTTCGACTCGTCCCGCTCACGCGTGACGAGCCCCTCCGCCGTCATGCGGTCGATGCGGTGCGTCATCGCGGCCGGCGTCAGGCCCAGCTGCTTCGCGAGTTCGCTGGGGCCCATCCGGTAGGGGGCTCCGGAGATGACGAGGGCCTTGAGGACCTCCCACTCGGCGTTGCTGATGCCGAGGGCGGCGGTCTGGCGCCCGTACGCCACGTTCATGCGGCGGTTGAGCCGGCTGAGCGCCGACACGACCTTCTCCACCTGCGGATCGAGGTCCTGGAACTCGCGCTGGTAGACGGCGATCTGCTCGTCGAGGCTCGGCTCTGGGACGGGCTGGAGGCCGTCGGCGGTGTCACCCATGGTCCGAAGTATGGCACGAGCGCGTTGGCGTCTAACTCCTTCGATGTGTACTCTTAAGCATCGAATTTTAGCTGTGAAGTCTTCAGGCTTCAGTGATCTGGGCAGGTGAGAAGTGACCAAGGTGATGGGCGCCGCGATGCGGCGGATCCAGGCCGGCAACGCGCTGACGGCGTTCGGCATCGGCTTCACGGTTCCGTTCCTCTACATCTACGTGGCGCAGGTGCGGGGCCTCGGCTCCATGGCGGCGACCAGTGCTTTCGTCGCCTTCGCCGTCAGCGCCCTGGTCGCCTTGCCCCTCACAGGCCGCGTCATCGACCGCCGCGGTCCCGTTCCCGTCGTCGTCGGCGCGGCCGTCGCCGCCTCCGTCGGTGCGCTGGCCCTCGGCCTCTCCGACGGGCTCGTGCCGATCCTGGTCTCCGCCCTGGCGCTGGGCGCCGGGCAGGCCGTCATGCAGCCGGCGCTCGCCACGATGATCGTGTGGTGCTCCACTCCGGGGACGCGGACCAGGGCCTTCGCCCTCCAGTTCTTCATGCAGAACCTCGGCCTGGGCATCGGCGGCCTCATCGGCGGCCAGATCGTCGACGAGAGCCGGCCGGGCAGCTTCACCCTGCTCTTCGGCATCGAGGCCGTGATGTTCCTGGTCCTGGCCGGCGTCATCCTCACCGTGCGGATGCCGCACGCGCCGAGCATCAAGGACGCCGTGCCGCGGGATCCGGCGCAGGCCGGCGGCGGCTGGAAGCGGATGGTCCGGCACCGGGCCATGGCCAAGCTGCTCGTCCTCGGCTTCGTGATCTTCTTCGCCTGCTACGGGCAGTTCGAGTCCGGGCTCGCCGCCTTCGGCACCGAGGCGGCGCGGATCTCGCCGTCCACGCTGGGCTTCGCGCTGGCAGCCAACACCGGGGCGATCGTCGTCGCGCAGTTCGCCGTCCTGAGGCTGGTCGAGCGGCGCCGCC
Coding sequences within:
- a CDS encoding dihydrofolate reductase family protein: MRIVVTEFISLDGVVQAPGGPDEDRDGGFAHGGWVAPFFDPEVVGGAFDAALAGAEALLFGRRTWQTMAGAWPDRAGDPFADRMNALPKHVVSSTLTAADLTWNNTSLIAGDKPVPAIRELREREGGDLVVMGSPSLVRTLIEEGLVDELRLNVMPVVLGGGKTIFPTSGSKRSLQLVSAVTSPTGVQVCTYRAAQDPSH
- a CDS encoding SDR family NAD(P)-dependent oxidoreductase encodes the protein MAVAIVTGASRGLGRALAAELAGQGWSVVVSGRNAGALTGAADRPGVVALAGDVRHGPHRAALVAAARRLGGLDLLVNNAAVLGAEPLVPLAEQSPAGFRRALEVNLVAPLALVQEALPLLRASPRGAVLNLSSAAAVTAYPTWGAYGATKAGLDLLSGVLAVEEPELRVWWADPGSMATPMMASAEPDADLGALPTPEEVAPLLLRLVAERPQSGRYTARGLAREAAVT
- a CDS encoding MerR family transcriptional regulator; the protein is MPIGAFARRSGLTASALRFYADSGLLPPAETDSASGYRYYSPGQLARAVALRRLREVAMPLAGVEAVLGAEAGEAARLLDEHVAQIMDQAAAVREKAAVIRAALGEETRLPLGALKGPVLADAVEQVLTATAYEPGTPALAGVRVEVDAEAVTLTATDRYRLATRTLVPAEGPVRAWAGTVDGGELRAAVGEIRRSPRVRLEAVPHGIRLCLGGRGDRHCRLVSEDFPDHRLMLASLGGATTRVTVSKELLLRALEEQPGADVVLRAGGHGLTVGAVDGAGTRVAVPATVAGRALRVRFEVTTLYPAVSTAIGPDVLLDLRGHDQPVTVRSADRGDLTTLAMPAALAGAAT
- a CDS encoding MarR family winged helix-turn-helix transcriptional regulator, with protein sequence MGDTADGLQPVPEPSLDEQIAVYQREFQDLDPQVEKVVSALSRLNRRMNVAYGRQTAALGISNAEWEVLKALVISGAPYRMGPSELAKQLGLTPAAMTHRIDRMTAEGLVTRERDESNRVRVIVELTDEGRSKWLDAMRAATIFEEDLLQDLSTKERGVLGDMLTRLLDRVEDLQSRN
- a CDS encoding MFS transporter: MGAAMRRIQAGNALTAFGIGFTVPFLYIYVAQVRGLGSMAATSAFVAFAVSALVALPLTGRVIDRRGPVPVVVGAAVAASVGALALGLSDGLVPILVSALALGAGQAVMQPALATMIVWCSTPGTRTRAFALQFFMQNLGLGIGGLIGGQIVDESRPGSFTLLFGIEAVMFLVLAGVILTVRMPHAPSIKDAVPRDPAQAGGGWKRMVRHRAMAKLLVLGFVIFFACYGQFESGLAAFGTEAARISPSTLGFALAANTGAIVVAQFAVLRLVERRRRSRVIALVGLIWTAAWLIAGFSGLGHGGAVAAAAAFVTTYALFGIGEAMLSPTLAPLVADLAPEGSVGQYNSAFALVKQLALALGPLGVPLGAGAPMLYVAVFVAVSLGIAVLALRLGRELAPAQDQPSLLKGAPQAVAAKAAAAAPVAA